One Microvirga mediterraneensis genomic window carries:
- a CDS encoding helix-turn-helix domain-containing protein gives MYASHLAPSTSGAPLPPFDIQAGPSTLASAFASRPMETLAAGEAAFWEGDAASHAVQVVDGCFRLYRILADGRRAIMGFVFAGETLGLSCQGTYRYTAEAITRGQVRRLGRSQLQAMTEGSERLRSLVLAHILEEMNAAQHHIIVLGQMGAEERVAHFLVSAAHRTGADCECPVAIEVPMTRLDIADYLGLTLETVSRVMSRFRRDGLIALEGRSRVVLRRMSRVQELAGEVEEDLCSTSCMTAWPH, from the coding sequence ATGTACGCCTCCCACCTTGCCCCCTCGACCAGCGGCGCGCCCCTTCCGCCCTTCGACATCCAAGCCGGGCCCTCGACCCTGGCGAGCGCGTTCGCCTCGCGGCCGATGGAGACCCTCGCAGCGGGCGAGGCGGCATTCTGGGAGGGGGATGCGGCCTCGCATGCCGTCCAGGTTGTCGACGGGTGCTTCCGCCTCTATCGCATCCTGGCCGACGGGCGCCGCGCCATCATGGGCTTCGTCTTCGCGGGCGAGACGCTCGGGCTCTCCTGCCAGGGCACCTACCGCTACACCGCCGAGGCGATCACGCGCGGGCAGGTGCGCCGGCTCGGGCGCAGCCAGCTTCAAGCGATGACCGAGGGATCGGAGCGTCTGAGATCGCTCGTGCTGGCCCACATCCTCGAGGAAATGAATGCCGCCCAGCACCACATCATCGTTCTCGGGCAAATGGGAGCCGAGGAACGGGTGGCCCATTTTCTGGTCTCGGCCGCCCACCGGACGGGGGCAGATTGCGAATGCCCGGTAGCCATTGAGGTGCCAATGACACGGCTCGACATCGCGGACTACCTTGGCCTGACCCTTGAAACCGTCAGTCGCGTGATGTCCCGGTTCAGGCGGGACGGGCTGATCGCGCTGGAGGGGCGCAGCAGGGTCGTCCTGCGGCGCATGAGCAGGGTGCAGGAACTCGCCGGTGAGGTGGAGGAGGATCTGTGCTCCACCTCGTGCATGACCGCTTGGCCGCACTGA
- a CDS encoding sensor histidine kinase, with protein sequence MVRVGGDRGAPHLGSRDSAIVQRRRRPSIFAVSNLDQAQSASAAVGLESAPAHSPLRLPMPNVSPVNLYFPTQEPSSPDDTRMLLAQQVGDVGIWEWDISTGRVWWSDQNYRLFGVDVGEPVTHDVFVSCLHPDDVTSIIADTRKVLDGALPYETEFRVVHPDGAVRWILARAKVEHDAHGLPRRIVGVNFDLTERRVRELSQCEMQERLCLAVETEDLGLWDWNITTGEVWSSERLQTMLGYEPGEMRSHIQSWEKLIHPDDKGEVLRGLAASLEGRATAWSQDCRLRAKDGSWPWVAIHGRVREHDGNGAPVRAVGTIANVTDRKSREAQREVLVGELNHRLKNTFAIVQALANLTARFAESVPDYQQRFSQRLATVARMQNLRMDRNHGTDLRQLLRSELEVYDDAGVKRVELEGPDLVLPARVSVSIALMAHELTTNAIKHGSLSVPEGRVSVTWSIERTTGSDRLQLAWTEAGGPCVGPPKRKGFGSMLIQRALTDETGGDIRVEYDPEGLRLLLSMPLQGATG encoded by the coding sequence ATGGTGAGGGTAGGTGGTGATCGAGGCGCCCCCCACTTAGGTAGCCGCGATTCCGCCATCGTACAGCGGCGTCGCCGTCCTAGCATCTTCGCTGTATCGAACCTTGACCAAGCGCAAAGTGCCTCGGCTGCCGTGGGCTTAGAAAGCGCGCCAGCGCATTCACCTTTGAGACTCCCGATGCCGAACGTTTCCCCGGTCAACCTGTATTTCCCAACGCAAGAACCGTCGTCTCCCGATGATACCCGCATGCTTCTGGCCCAGCAGGTGGGCGACGTTGGCATCTGGGAGTGGGACATCTCAACGGGCCGGGTGTGGTGGTCGGATCAGAATTATCGCCTGTTCGGAGTTGATGTGGGCGAACCCGTCACCCACGATGTGTTCGTCAGCTGTCTGCATCCGGACGATGTCACCTCGATCATCGCCGACACAAGGAAAGTTCTGGATGGGGCGCTGCCTTACGAAACTGAGTTCCGCGTCGTTCATCCCGATGGGGCGGTCAGGTGGATTCTCGCCCGCGCCAAGGTCGAGCACGATGCCCATGGTCTCCCCAGAAGGATCGTTGGCGTCAATTTCGACCTCACGGAGCGCAGGGTTCGGGAACTCAGCCAATGCGAGATGCAGGAGCGCCTGTGCCTTGCGGTCGAGACTGAAGATTTGGGGCTCTGGGACTGGAACATCACCACGGGCGAAGTCTGGAGCAGCGAACGTCTTCAGACCATGCTGGGCTATGAACCCGGCGAGATGAGGTCTCATATCCAATCATGGGAAAAGCTGATTCATCCGGACGATAAGGGAGAAGTGCTGCGCGGATTGGCTGCTTCTCTGGAAGGCCGGGCAACCGCTTGGAGCCAGGATTGCCGCTTGCGTGCCAAGGACGGTTCCTGGCCGTGGGTCGCGATCCATGGCCGGGTCCGGGAACATGACGGGAATGGCGCGCCTGTGCGGGCCGTCGGCACCATTGCCAATGTGACGGATCGAAAGTCGAGAGAGGCACAGCGGGAGGTGCTTGTCGGCGAACTCAACCATCGGCTCAAGAACACATTCGCGATCGTTCAGGCACTCGCCAATCTCACGGCCCGCTTCGCCGAAAGCGTGCCGGACTACCAGCAGCGATTTTCGCAGCGCCTGGCAACAGTGGCGCGCATGCAAAACCTTCGGATGGATCGAAACCACGGCACCGACCTGCGTCAGCTCCTTCGCAGTGAGCTCGAGGTCTATGACGACGCGGGTGTCAAAAGGGTAGAGCTCGAGGGACCTGACCTCGTTCTCCCGGCGCGGGTCAGTGTCTCAATCGCACTGATGGCTCACGAGCTGACGACCAACGCCATCAAGCATGGATCATTGTCGGTACCGGAGGGGCGCGTCAGCGTGACCTGGTCCATTGAACGGACCACGGGCTCTGATCGGTTGCAGCTCGCGTGGACCGAGGCTGGCGGGCCCTGCGTCGGACCACCGAAACGGAAGGGCTTCGGATCCATGCTCATCCAGAGGGCACTGACCGACGAAACCGGCGGCGACATTCGCGTCGAGTATGACCCTGAGGGCTTACGCCTTCTCCTGTCCATGCCATTGCAGGGCGCAACAGGCTGA
- a CDS encoding Hsp20/alpha crystallin family protein gives MNLKSLLSLGNKGNEIASTETSPFTSLQREIDRVFSDFAQGWPRLHQPDLTPRMDVTERGNEIAITAELPGLQEKDVKVELVDNLLTISGEKKIENETKDDKRYVLERSYGAFSRSIELPEGINSDDIKAYLVNGVLTVTLPKPPEAEPSAKQIEVKAAA, from the coding sequence ATGAACCTGAAATCCCTCCTGTCGCTTGGCAACAAGGGCAATGAGATCGCCAGCACCGAGACAAGCCCGTTCACCTCACTTCAGCGCGAGATCGACCGTGTCTTCTCCGACTTCGCCCAGGGATGGCCGAGGCTGCACCAGCCCGATCTAACTCCGCGCATGGACGTGACCGAGCGCGGGAACGAGATCGCCATCACGGCCGAACTTCCCGGGCTCCAGGAGAAGGACGTGAAGGTCGAGCTCGTCGACAATCTCCTGACGATCAGCGGTGAGAAGAAGATCGAGAACGAGACCAAGGACGACAAACGTTATGTCCTCGAGCGCAGCTATGGAGCCTTCTCGCGCTCGATCGAACTGCCCGAGGGCATCAACTCCGACGACATCAAAGCCTATCTGGTCAACGGGGTACTGACCGTGACCTTGCCCAAGCCGCCGGAGGCGGAGCCATCGGCGAAGCAGATCGAGGTCAAGGCTGCCGCTTGA
- a CDS encoding response regulator, producing MSDGPHILIVDDDSRIRQMLSRYLSDEGFRVSAADGGMAMRECLTQTPPHLVLLDLVLPGEDGLQLAREIRSHPNSGMIGIIMLTGRSDMVDMVVGLEVGADDYIAKPFHLREVLARIKSVLRRLRPATPAESPSDDRTVDSEVIEFDGWRLDLGRRELRARDGSEVLLTTGEFDLLVTFVKHPVRVLSRDQLMDLTRGRQWEAIDRSIDAQVARLRRKIEADPRNPALVKSVRGVGYVFTGRIR from the coding sequence GTGTCCGACGGTCCTCACATCCTCATCGTTGACGACGATTCCCGCATCCGCCAAATGCTCTCCCGGTACCTGTCCGACGAGGGCTTTCGGGTCAGCGCCGCGGACGGCGGCATGGCCATGCGCGAATGCCTCACGCAGACGCCGCCTCACCTCGTTCTCCTGGACCTCGTCCTGCCGGGCGAAGACGGTCTTCAGCTGGCCCGGGAGATCCGGTCCCATCCCAACTCCGGCATGATCGGCATCATCATGCTCACCGGCCGGTCCGACATGGTCGACATGGTGGTCGGTCTCGAGGTAGGCGCGGACGACTACATCGCCAAGCCGTTCCACCTGCGGGAGGTCCTCGCCCGGATCAAGAGCGTCCTACGCCGGTTGCGGCCTGCCACCCCGGCGGAGTCGCCCTCGGACGACCGGACCGTTGATAGCGAGGTAATCGAGTTCGATGGCTGGCGGCTCGACTTGGGACGCCGGGAACTGCGGGCGCGCGACGGCTCCGAAGTCCTTCTCACGACCGGCGAGTTCGATCTGCTCGTGACCTTCGTCAAGCATCCAGTCCGAGTCCTCAGCCGCGATCAACTGATGGATCTGACGCGGGGGCGGCAGTGGGAAGCGATTGACCGCTCGATCGACGCTCAGGTGGCACGTCTGCGCCGCAAGATTGAGGCTGATCCCAGGAACCCTGCGCTCGTCAAGTCGGTGCGGGGCGTGGGATATGTTTTCACGGGGCGAATCCGGTAA
- a CDS encoding VIT1/CCC1 transporter family protein encodes MRHIHPENHLIRRIGWLRAAVLGANDGITSTASLILGMASATASPGSVLLAGVAGLVAGAMSMAAGEYVSVSSQSDTEQADLAREKRELRDDPTYEKDELAQIFVARGVEPGLARQVAEQLMAKDALAVHAREELGISALTTARPVQAALASAATFSVGAAAPLLLVLVAPAEWLVPVVSAGSLVFLALLGVLGARTGGAGIVRPTLRVTFWGAFAMALTAGIGALFGTAI; translated from the coding sequence ATGAGACACATCCACCCAGAAAACCATCTGATCCGGCGCATCGGTTGGCTTCGAGCCGCTGTACTGGGGGCGAACGACGGGATCACCTCGACCGCGAGCCTGATCCTGGGCATGGCTTCCGCTACGGCCTCACCTGGGAGCGTGCTGCTTGCCGGCGTGGCCGGTCTGGTCGCCGGCGCCATGTCCATGGCGGCAGGCGAGTATGTCTCGGTCAGCTCGCAGTCCGATACGGAACAGGCAGATCTCGCGCGGGAGAAGCGCGAGCTCAGGGACGATCCGACTTACGAGAAGGACGAGCTGGCCCAAATCTTTGTCGCCCGTGGCGTAGAGCCGGGCTTGGCGCGTCAGGTTGCGGAGCAGCTGATGGCCAAGGATGCACTGGCCGTGCATGCGCGCGAGGAACTGGGGATCTCGGCGCTCACCACCGCCCGCCCGGTGCAGGCCGCCTTGGCGTCAGCGGCCACGTTTTCGGTCGGGGCGGCCGCGCCCCTGCTTCTGGTGCTGGTCGCCCCGGCGGAGTGGCTGGTGCCGGTCGTATCGGCCGGATCACTGGTGTTCCTGGCCTTGTTGGGGGTTCTAGGGGCACGGACGGGAGGCGCGGGCATCGTTAGACCAACCCTGCGTGTGACCTTCTGGGGTGCTTTTGCCATGGCCTTAACAGCGGGAATAGGAGCCCTGTTCGGTACCGCCATATGA
- a CDS encoding acetate/propionate family kinase: MTDLILVLNCGSSSIKFALFDTNGVQHNRKPVWNGKVDGITGPSPTFGETGVVPSPIALDPLDPYHAALTHIAGRVQARRGDHRIRAIAHRVVHGGSRYFEPTLVNAEVLADLRSYIPLAPLHQPFALEAMERLLEEQPELPQVACFDTGFHHTLPHVEQMLPLSWEAWERGIRRYGFHGLSYEYQSIVLAERYGGRARGRTIVAHLGSGASLCGMRDLQSVATTMGFSALDGLMMGTRTGALDPGALLYLMEIEKISLHDVGQLLYHKSGLLGLSGISSDPRVLLDREAEEPRARDALALYVRRIVREIGAMTAALGGLDLLVFTAGIGEHNAVLRERICRDLAFMGVALDPSANQSNGPIISAEASPVLVAVEPTNEEWIAALRTNELLAGPNFSGTRS, encoded by the coding sequence ATGACCGACCTGATCCTCGTCCTCAACTGCGGCTCCTCGAGCATCAAGTTTGCGCTGTTCGACACCAATGGCGTCCAACACAACCGTAAACCGGTCTGGAACGGCAAGGTCGACGGCATCACCGGACCCAGCCCAACCTTCGGCGAGACCGGCGTTGTTCCCTCCCCGATTGCTCTCGACCCGTTGGATCCCTACCATGCCGCCCTCACTCACATTGCCGGACGGGTCCAGGCGCGGCGTGGCGATCACAGGATCCGCGCCATCGCGCACCGCGTCGTCCATGGCGGAAGCCGCTATTTCGAGCCGACCCTCGTGAATGCCGAGGTTTTGGCGGACCTGCGCAGCTACATCCCCTTGGCCCCCCTGCATCAGCCGTTCGCGCTTGAGGCCATGGAGCGGCTCCTGGAGGAGCAGCCCGAACTTCCCCAGGTCGCCTGCTTCGATACGGGGTTCCACCACACCCTGCCCCATGTCGAGCAGATGCTGCCGCTCTCCTGGGAGGCCTGGGAGCGGGGAATCCGCCGCTACGGATTCCACGGCCTGTCATACGAATACCAGTCGATTGTGCTGGCCGAGCGCTACGGCGGCCGCGCCCGGGGGCGGACCATTGTCGCCCATCTCGGGAGCGGCGCGAGCCTCTGCGGCATGCGCGATCTCCAGAGCGTGGCGACCACGATGGGCTTTTCCGCCCTCGACGGGCTCATGATGGGAACCCGCACCGGCGCCCTCGATCCCGGCGCCCTGCTGTATCTGATGGAGATCGAGAAGATCTCGCTCCATGACGTCGGACAGCTTCTCTACCACAAGTCCGGTCTTCTCGGCCTGTCCGGAATTTCATCAGACCCGCGTGTCCTGCTCGACCGGGAGGCTGAGGAGCCCCGCGCCCGCGATGCCCTCGCGCTCTACGTCCGCCGCATCGTGCGCGAGATCGGCGCGATGACCGCCGCCCTCGGCGGGCTCGACCTTCTCGTGTTCACGGCGGGGATCGGTGAACACAATGCGGTTCTGCGGGAACGCATCTGCCGGGATCTGGCGTTCATGGGCGTCGCGCTCGACCCTTCGGCTAATCAATCCAATGGGCCGATCATCTCCGCCGAGGCCAGCCCGGTCCTGGTCGCGGTCGAGCCTACGAACGAGGAATGGATCGCGGCCCTGCGGACCAATGAGCTGCTTGCGGGGCCTAATTTCTCTGGGACCCGGTCCTAG
- a CDS encoding ferredoxin reductase family protein — translation MNVARIKIAFAGLAVVITGLWLLSLSEATLTGGFWPLRNALVYLTGFLAIGFMSAAVILAARPIQIEGLLGGLDKFYRLHKWLGIAAAVMGVVHWLLEITPRWMVGQGWLERPQRPARAAEVASGFDPFRDLHEVAAGLGEPGLYLVLILVALALWKGFPYRYFFNTHRLLAAVYLALVFHSVILMGPGYWAAPVGPVMGLLMAAGSAAAVTSLVRRIGKSRRAVGSITSLDHHTDNAVLDVGVQLTTAWPGHHAGQFAFVNFGGGEGAHPFTIASAWRKDGRLMFSIKGLGDYTRSLPEQLFVGQAVTVEGPYGRFDFRGERGRQIWIGGGIGITPFIAGLQALEDQRSNQPVDLIYSTSAPSEAFIANIRRLAERAGVRFLLMVTQKDDRLTLERLEEMVPEWKEADLWFCGPLGFGRALRDAMTARGLPADRFHQELFDMR, via the coding sequence ATGAACGTTGCCAGAATCAAGATCGCTTTCGCCGGTCTCGCCGTTGTCATCACGGGGCTCTGGCTGCTGAGCCTGTCAGAGGCGACCCTGACAGGGGGCTTTTGGCCGCTCCGAAACGCGCTGGTGTACCTCACCGGCTTCCTGGCGATCGGCTTCATGTCGGCGGCGGTGATCCTGGCGGCGCGTCCCATTCAGATTGAAGGGTTGCTTGGTGGCCTCGACAAGTTCTACCGCCTGCACAAGTGGCTTGGCATCGCCGCGGCCGTCATGGGCGTTGTCCACTGGCTTCTCGAGATCACGCCGCGCTGGATGGTGGGACAGGGCTGGCTCGAGCGCCCCCAACGCCCGGCCCGAGCGGCGGAAGTCGCCTCCGGGTTCGATCCCTTCCGCGACTTGCATGAGGTGGCCGCCGGGCTGGGCGAACCGGGGCTTTACCTCGTCCTTATCCTTGTGGCGCTGGCGCTCTGGAAAGGCTTTCCGTACCGCTACTTCTTCAACACCCACCGGCTGCTGGCGGCGGTGTATCTTGCGCTGGTGTTCCATTCGGTCATCCTGATGGGGCCGGGCTACTGGGCCGCGCCGGTCGGACCGGTCATGGGCCTCCTCATGGCGGCCGGTTCCGCCGCCGCGGTCACGTCGCTGGTCCGGCGCATCGGCAAGTCCCGCCGCGCCGTCGGATCGATCACGTCGCTCGATCACCATACCGACAATGCCGTTCTGGATGTTGGCGTCCAGCTCACCACGGCCTGGCCGGGGCACCATGCCGGACAGTTCGCCTTCGTGAATTTCGGCGGCGGCGAAGGCGCCCACCCTTTCACGATCGCGTCCGCCTGGCGCAAGGACGGGCGCCTGATGTTCAGCATCAAGGGACTCGGGGACTACACCCGCTCCCTGCCGGAGCAGCTTTTCGTCGGTCAGGCCGTGACGGTTGAAGGGCCATACGGACGGTTTGATTTCCGCGGTGAGCGTGGGCGCCAGATCTGGATCGGAGGCGGGATCGGCATCACCCCCTTCATTGCCGGCCTGCAGGCGCTCGAGGACCAGCGGAGCAACCAGCCCGTGGACCTGATCTATTCGACGAGCGCGCCCTCAGAGGCCTTCATCGCCAATATCCGGCGGCTTGCCGAGCGGGCCGGTGTCCGGTTCCTCCTGATGGTGACGCAGAAGGATGACCGGCTCACGCTCGAGCGTCTCGAGGAGATGGTGCCCGAGTGGAAGGAGGCCGATCTCTGGTTCTGCGGCCCTCTCGGTTTTGGCCGGGCCCTGCGCGATGCAATGACCGCGCGAGGCCTGCCCGCCGACCGGTTTCACCAGGAGTTGTTCGATATGCGGTAA
- the phbB gene encoding acetoacetyl-CoA reductase, which yields MKRLALVTGGVTGIGAAICQALKVAGYSVVANYYGNDAQATDFSHTHDVPVYAWDVSDLDACTKAAAEIVSRHGPIDILVNNAGITRDAMLHKMTAEQWRMVIDVDLGGCFNMCRTVIETMRERQFGRIVNISSVNALSGQAGQTNYAAAKAGVIGFTKALALEGASRGITVNAIAPGYTDTAMVAAVRPDILKSIIDGVPAKRLATPEEIARGVVFLVSDDAGFITGETLSINGGKYLQ from the coding sequence ATGAAACGTCTCGCACTCGTGACCGGCGGCGTAACGGGAATCGGCGCCGCGATCTGTCAGGCCCTGAAGGTTGCGGGCTATTCCGTTGTCGCCAATTATTACGGGAATGACGCGCAGGCCACCGATTTCAGCCACACCCACGACGTGCCCGTATATGCATGGGACGTTTCCGACCTCGATGCCTGCACCAAGGCCGCCGCCGAAATCGTCAGTCGGCATGGACCTATCGACATTCTGGTCAACAATGCGGGGATCACGCGGGACGCCATGCTCCATAAGATGACTGCGGAGCAGTGGCGCATGGTCATCGATGTCGATCTCGGTGGATGCTTCAACATGTGCCGGACCGTGATCGAAACGATGCGAGAACGGCAGTTCGGCCGCATCGTGAACATCAGTTCCGTGAATGCGCTCTCTGGCCAGGCCGGACAGACCAACTATGCGGCGGCGAAGGCCGGCGTGATCGGCTTCACGAAGGCTTTGGCACTGGAGGGAGCATCGCGCGGCATCACGGTCAACGCGATTGCACCGGGCTACACGGACACAGCAATGGTCGCCGCGGTCAGGCCGGACATCCTGAAATCCATCATCGATGGTGTGCCCGCAAAGCGACTCGCCACACCCGAGGAGATCGCTCGCGGCGTTGTCTTCCTCGTCTCGGACGATGCGGGCTTCATTACCGGCGAGACGCTGTCGATCAATGGGGGCAAGTACCTCCAATAG
- a CDS encoding hybrid sensor histidine kinase/response regulator, whose protein sequence is MRQDQDEPLQSITGGSTASSGAVEESSAVDRFQVVFDQAAIGIKLVDGDGRLLDVNEAVCGILGYERQELIGRNFVDLIDPEDRPQAQALASRLLAGEMPRCQIEKRYRRKDGTLVWVRVTSSLAGAGTSQPYRISVVEDISERKQAEEALQAGEARLRTILDAIPIGAVVGDESGRIVEANKAYLDLIGRTRDDLLSGHVRWDEITPPEWLAADERAVAEARTRGVSTLYEKEYLRNGERIPVLVGLAKLGGGETMAAFTLDIRERKAAEAALRARTLEWEALVETAPVATWFTYDPDLQEVKANRFAAKLLDVPLISKFAPSGFSATAYPPRRIYRNDVEPPVTEYPLARAIRGEEVRNEEWEVRFDDGRSIALLYNATALRDTTGAVIGAMSTAVDITERKRSEAALREREARLQSILDTVPEALITINNRGLIESFSRSAETLFGYRAEEAIGRNVSMLMPSPHREEHDGYIARYVRTGERRIIGTGRVVQAQRKDGSQFPVELAVGEVKVGERLLFTGFIRDLTANQKIEQELRQAQKMEAVGQLTGGIAHDFNNLLTVILGNLEMLEMRLTDGHPTDPVQAELAREARETAEHGARLTESLLAFGRRQPLQPRLTDVGMLVGEMTPLLRRTLGETVRVTGRSDNDLWPVLVDPSQLQNALLNLAINARDAMPGGGRLTITAENTELDADYARMHPEVRAGRYVLIAITDTGTGMPRDVQERAFEPFFTTKEVGAGSGLGLSMVYGFVKQSGGHVAIYSEPGHGTTIRMYLPRAAVMDEALEDHEPQATAEAYQGRGETVLLVEDEPRVRRMTLMRMQALGYRVLEAANGPAALAVLDQHPEIDLLFTDMVMPGGMTGSELADAVRAMRPEIKVLFTSGYAEPDVVRRGQVVETRLLKKPYTTLELARTLREVVGG, encoded by the coding sequence ATGCGTCAAGATCAGGACGAGCCGCTTCAGTCGATCACAGGTGGCTCGACAGCCTCCAGCGGAGCGGTCGAAGAGTCCTCCGCCGTGGATCGGTTCCAAGTCGTCTTCGATCAGGCTGCGATTGGGATCAAACTGGTGGATGGCGATGGCCGCCTTCTCGACGTCAACGAAGCCGTCTGCGGCATTCTCGGGTATGAGCGCCAAGAGTTGATCGGGCGGAATTTCGTCGATCTCATCGATCCGGAGGATCGGCCTCAGGCGCAGGCTCTCGCCAGTCGGCTCCTGGCCGGCGAGATGCCGCGTTGCCAGATCGAGAAACGTTACCGGCGCAAGGACGGCACCCTTGTCTGGGTTCGTGTGACGTCCTCGCTCGCGGGGGCGGGGACCTCCCAGCCTTATCGCATCTCGGTGGTTGAGGACATCAGCGAGCGCAAGCAGGCCGAGGAAGCGCTACAGGCAGGTGAGGCCCGCCTCAGGACCATTCTCGATGCCATTCCGATCGGGGCTGTCGTTGGAGATGAGAGTGGCCGGATCGTCGAGGCCAACAAGGCCTACCTTGATCTGATCGGGCGCACGAGGGACGACCTCCTCTCAGGGCACGTGCGTTGGGACGAGATCACGCCACCCGAGTGGCTTGCGGCAGACGAGCGGGCCGTCGCTGAGGCGCGCACCCGCGGCGTCTCGACCTTGTACGAGAAGGAGTATCTGCGCAACGGCGAGCGGATTCCGGTGCTGGTCGGCTTGGCCAAGCTGGGCGGCGGCGAGACCATGGCTGCCTTCACTCTCGATATCAGGGAGCGCAAGGCAGCCGAGGCTGCCCTCCGGGCCAGGACCCTGGAATGGGAGGCCCTCGTCGAGACCGCTCCCGTGGCGACATGGTTCACCTATGATCCTGACCTGCAGGAGGTGAAGGCCAACCGCTTTGCGGCCAAGCTGCTCGACGTGCCTCTCATTTCCAAATTTGCGCCATCCGGGTTCAGCGCGACCGCTTATCCGCCTCGCCGCATTTATCGGAATGATGTGGAGCCTCCAGTCACCGAGTACCCGCTGGCGCGGGCCATCCGGGGCGAGGAGGTCCGCAACGAGGAGTGGGAGGTCCGCTTCGACGATGGCCGCTCGATAGCCCTCCTCTATAATGCCACGGCACTTCGCGATACGACGGGAGCAGTGATCGGCGCCATGTCGACCGCAGTCGACATCACGGAACGCAAGCGGTCCGAGGCAGCCCTGCGCGAGCGGGAGGCCCGGCTTCAATCCATCCTCGACACGGTGCCGGAGGCTCTCATTACGATTAACAATCGTGGGCTGATCGAGTCCTTCAGCCGATCCGCCGAGACCCTCTTCGGCTATCGCGCCGAGGAGGCAATCGGGCGTAACGTCAGCATGCTCATGCCTTCGCCCCACCGGGAAGAGCACGACGGCTATATCGCACGCTACGTGCGCACCGGCGAGCGACGGATCATCGGTACTGGCCGGGTCGTGCAGGCCCAGCGCAAGGACGGGAGCCAATTCCCGGTCGAACTGGCGGTCGGAGAGGTGAAGGTGGGCGAGAGACTCCTGTTCACGGGCTTCATCCGCGATCTTACCGCCAACCAGAAGATCGAGCAGGAGCTGCGGCAGGCGCAGAAAATGGAGGCCGTCGGCCAATTGACCGGCGGTATCGCGCATGACTTCAACAACCTGCTCACCGTCATTCTCGGCAATCTCGAGATGCTCGAGATGCGGCTGACGGACGGACATCCGACGGATCCCGTCCAAGCGGAACTGGCCAGGGAGGCGCGCGAGACGGCCGAGCATGGCGCCCGGCTCACCGAGAGCCTGCTGGCCTTCGGGCGTCGGCAGCCGCTGCAGCCCAGGCTCACGGATGTCGGGATGCTGGTCGGGGAGATGACCCCGCTGCTGCGGCGGACCTTGGGCGAGACGGTGAGGGTGACAGGCCGGTCCGACAACGACCTCTGGCCGGTCCTGGTCGATCCGAGCCAGCTGCAGAACGCGCTCCTGAACCTGGCCATCAACGCCCGCGATGCCATGCCGGGCGGCGGGCGCTTGACGATCACGGCCGAGAACACCGAACTTGATGCGGACTACGCCCGCATGCATCCGGAGGTGCGAGCGGGACGCTACGTCCTGATCGCCATCACCGACACCGGCACGGGCATGCCCCGGGACGTGCAGGAGCGGGCTTTCGAGCCCTTTTTCACCACCAAGGAGGTCGGCGCGGGCAGCGGGCTCGGCCTGTCGATGGTCTACGGCTTCGTCAAGCAGTCGGGCGGGCATGTGGCGATCTACAGCGAGCCCGGCCATGGCACGACGATCCGCATGTATCTGCCACGGGCCGCTGTGATGGACGAGGCTTTGGAGGACCATGAGCCCCAGGCGACGGCCGAGGCCTATCAGGGCCGGGGGGAGACCGTGTTGCTGGTCGAGGACGAGCCGCGGGTGCGGCGCATGACCCTGATGCGGATGCAAGCCCTTGGATACCGGGTGCTGGAAGCAGCCAATGGCCCGGCGGCGCTGGCGGTCCTCGACCAGCATCCCGAGATCGACTTGCTGTTCACCGACATGGTAATGCCGGGCGGGATGACCGGATCAGAGCTGGCGGACGCCGTGCGGGCGATGCGGCCCGAGATCAAGGTACTGTTCACCTCGGGCTATGCCGAGCCTGATGTGGTCAGGCGCGGGCAGGTCGTGGAGACGAGATTGCTCAAGAAGCCCTATACCACCCTGGAGCTGGCTCGAACCCTTCGGGAGGTGGTCGGAGGCTAG